The genomic DNA TGAAGACCTTTCCACCATCCAGAAGCATTGGCTGAGCATCTTCAGGATCCACATGATCCCGAAACATCATCAGGAGTGATTTAATATTGATAAGATCGATTTCAGTTCCGATAATCTCACGGATCTTACGCTCTTCAACAGATTTGCCACCGACAAGAGAAAGAGCCCGCTCATAATAGAACCGGTCCAGGGCATTTTCCAGTATGAAGAGATCTCCCTGAGCATTATAATCAGGAAATGCCTGGGTGAGGGGTATGGCATAGGGGACTTCCCAGGTTGCCAGAAGATCAATGACGCTTTTGACATCCGGCTGTTTTAAGAGTTCAGATAGGAGTGATTCATCAAATTCTCCAGCTGGAACCAGATTCTCCCGGATCTGCATGGTTGGCACTTTAATCCTCTTTCCACGCAGAATGGTTTTTAAATTGTGAATATCCCATCGGGAAGAAAAGATGAGGATATACCGCTCTCCTTTCTCTCCCTGAAGAAATTCCGAGATCTTCTGAATCGTTCTGATAAGATTCAGCCGGAGAGCTTCCTCTATCCCGCTCAGCCCGGATTTTCCGACAAGGGCACGCTCGAGATCCTCATGATATGAAGTCTCTTCCAGGGCAGTTATCAGGGAACTGATGTCAGGCTTTAAAATCAGGTTGCTTAAACTTTTTTTATCAAGCAACCGGGAGTACATACCCCGAATCCTGGCATTGACATACCCGCTATCCATCAGGCCCTCCAAGAATCAGGTTGATAATCTCAAGGGTAGACGTATCCCTGATCCGTTCCATTCTGCTTTCCAGGGTGTTATATGCACGAATCCTGCCATCTGCAGATGTTCCGGATAATCCACCAATTGTCGTGATATCCTGCATAATATCACAAACTATACCGGTTTTTTTGAGTACATCACTGCAAATTTTCGAATCTGCCGGATCAATATGAAGAATGATTTCTTCTCCAGCAAGGGCGGAAATAACCTCACGAGTCAGCCGCTCATACAAAGCAGGATATGATGGATCAGACCTGATTCCGGAGATCTTCTCTTTGGAACGGGAAAACGCATCATCAATGAGTTTTTGTC from Methanospirillum hungatei JF-1 includes the following:
- a CDS encoding V-type ATP synthase subunit E; this translates as MSEESCYPGDAEGERRMAYEDLIKSIESAAEEKKQEVLRNAEREVEAILREAETESSAIHAQYLEKAKRDLILENNRQKFLAKQEVKKRISAVRQKLIDDAFSRSKEKISGIRSDPSYPALYERLTREVISALAGEEIILHIDPADSKICSDVLKKTGIVCDIMQDITTIGGLSGTSADGRIRAYNTLESRMERIRDTSTLEIINLILGGPDG
- a CDS encoding V-type ATPase subunit — encoded protein: MDSGYVNARIRGMYSRLLDKKSLSNLILKPDISSLITALEETSYHEDLERALVGKSGLSGIEEALRLNLIRTIQKISEFLQGEKGERYILIFSSRWDIHNLKTILRGKRIKVPTMQIRENLVPAGEFDESLLSELLKQPDVKSVIDLLATWEVPYAIPLTQAFPDYNAQGDLFILENALDRFYYERALSLVGGKSVEERKIREIIGTEIDLINIKSLLMMFRDHVDPEDAQPMLLDGGKVFNRKKLKMLLNLGSIASLIEYLEETPYRFLSDLRSTEGDTVKISTYQHLLDEYLIRHAVRLYRGDPLSVTVVIGYLWAKYTEIMNLRIIARCKNALIPPEDMEAEMVYV